In Candidatus Fusobacterium pullicola, the genomic window AAGAAGTTGATTAACTAAAGCTTTTTTACCCACTTTGCTAAGTTAATCTAACTTCTTTAAAAAATATTCAATTTTTTTATTATTTTGATACTTAATGGAGTTAAATATTAAAATTTCATTTTAGAAAAATGTTCTTTTCCAGCTCCACAAGGTGGGCATACCCAATCTTTAGAAAGCTCTTCAAAAGAGGTACCAGCCGGAATACCATGTTCGATATCACCAATATTAGGGTCGTAGACATAACCGCAGACTTCACATACATATTTTTTCATTTTAAACCTCCAAATATATAAAGCATTTTCTATATTATATAATTTTTTTGTAATTTTTACATCATTTTTTTGACTTTGGAATAAAATAAAAATAAAATTTATTTTTCTTGAATAGTAAGCTGTTTGATGTTACAATTATATTAAAGAAGAAAAAGTAAAATAGGAGAAATTATGAAAGTTTTAAAGATTTTAATGTTACAAATAATGGTAGGTACTATAGCTTTAAGTTTTTCTGGTCAACCAGATTGGTCAACTGTAGCGGTATATGATAATAAAATTCCTGAAAATATAGTGATGAATATAAAATATCCAGAACATCCAGAAGTATTAGATTATATATTTATACGGTCAAGAACAGCAAATCTTAGAGATGAGCCAAGTACACAAGGAAAAATTATAGGGAAATATCCATATGATACAAAGTTAAAAGCTATAGAAAAGGTACTGAATTATGGAAATTTATGGTACTATGTGGAAGATTCACAAGGGAATAGAGGATATATATCAGCTAATGTTGCAAGAAAAAGAGTATTCAGATTTCAAAAAGCAATGGATAAAATAGCTGAATTAGAAAAATTTATACAAAGCCAAAGAGAATTAGGAAGAGAGGTTATTAGTACCAACTCGTATGTTCCTAATCCTAATAATCAAAACTTTAAAAGACAAAAGGATAAGTATGGAACAAGTTTAGATCAAAGTAGTATAGGAAAATCAGTTGTAGATGGAGAGGAGATATATATTCCAGATAGAGCAATACTATCTGTAATAGAAAAAGGAGAAAAAACTTCGAGAATAAAAGTAGCGAGTATTCCGGAGGAATTAATTGTGGATAACTCAACTTTATCAAGAAACCCTAAGATACAGAATGAATTTTCTAAGGTAGTTGCAATTGATGTAGCAAACCAAAATATGATGGTATTTGAGAAAAATAGTGAGGATATTTGGGAAGTTATATCCTATGTATACAGTAAGACAGGAATAGAGAGTAAGCTTGGATTTGAAACACCGAAGGGATTTTTCATATCGCCATTAGCTAAATATATTATGCCATACAATAGTGAAATAGGAGAAAAAGAGGGATATGCAAGATATGCTATAAGATTTTCCGGTGGAGGATATTTACATGGAACTCCTATTAACTATGATGAGGAGATAAATAAAGAGTTCTTTATGAAACAAAAGGAAAAAACTTTAGGGACTTTTACAGGAACTAGAAAGTGTATAAGAACTACTGAGGGACATGCAAGATTTCTTTTTAACTGGGTTGTAGAGAAACCAAATAATAATTATAATGAACAAAGACCAACTGAAAATGTTATGTTTATAATTTTTTAAAGGTGAGAGTAGATGAAAAGAATTTTTACTATGCTAATAATGTTAGTTGTTATGTTAGGATGTAGTTCAAATGAGGTTAAATTCAATAAAATAAAAATAGTAGAAAGTGAACCAAAATTTATTTTAGTAGAATAGTAGTAAAGAGTTTATAAAGTTATTTAAAAGAACTAGGAGTAAAATCTACTGTTTAATTATTGTTACATTAAAAGTAGATGTACAGTAGTTGCTTTTGTGGTGAAATTAGTAAAGATATTTCTTATTGAAATGAAAAATAAAGAGGAGTATATATTTAATAAAAAATATAAGAACTCCTCTTTTATTTTGTTTTAAAGGTAGAAATTTATGAAAAAATTTTAAAAGTTTTTTAGAAAAAAATATATTTATGATTAAAAATTGAATGTTTGAAATATGAAATTAAATATGCTATAATTATTTAAATGAATATGTGAAAGTAATTTAAAAAAGTGGATTTAAAGGAAGAAAAAATAAAAAAAATAGGAATAAAACGATTAATTTTTAATAAATGAATGAAAAATTGAACATTCATAGAAGAGGGAGAAAATGAGAGGAAACTTTCTTACAAAATTAACTTATGAAATGTATTATCTGATGTTTGCTATTTCCGAAAGAAGAAAAAAGCAAAAAGAGATAAATAATATAGCTAATAAATTTTTAAAATATAACAATGAAAGAGTTTTAAAAAGTATAGAAAAGAAAAAGATAAATAAGGTATTAATACTTTTACCTCATTGTTTACAAAGATACGTTTGTCCACTTAAAGTAACTTCAAGTATTGAAAATTGTAAGAAATGTGGACAATGTGTGATAGGGGATTTTTTGAATATAAAATCAGAATTCCCTGTAGAGGTAAAAATAGCGACTGGGGGAACATTAGCTAGAAAACATATAAAAGATACAAGGCCAGATTTAGTTATGGCAGTAGCCTGTAAAAGAGATTTAGTATCAGGAATACATGATGCTTACCCAGTAAATGTTTATGGAATATTTAATGAAATTCCAAATGAACCATGTATAGATACTACAGTATCTATAGAAAAGGTTAGAGAGTTTTTAAATAAGATATTTGTGGATTAGGAGGGGAAAATTTGAAGAAGAGATATTTTTTATTAGCTCTTATGTTTGCAATGGGAGTTTCAAGTTTTGCATCTGAGAGAGATGATTTAGCCTTTGTAGATGAGTTGTATAAGCAAAAAAAATTTGATATGGCAATAGTAGAATCGAAAAGTTTTTTAGATAAGTATCCTAACTCTAAATATAATAAAAGTATTCAAGATAGAATAGCGAAAGTATATTTTTTAACATGGGATTATCAAAATGCTATCAAATATTTTAAAATATTATTAATGAATAATGATCTAAAAGAAAAAGAGAAAAATGAAATTAGGTACTATTTAGTTAGATGTTATGCTGGAATAGGTGATAAGAAGTCTAGTGATGAATATTTAAAATTGATAGATAGTAAAAATGAATATTATGAAAAGGCTATCTATGATACAGGAACTACTTATTTAAGTAATGAGAATTATCCATTGGCAGAAGAAGCTTTTCAAAAAGTTATAGTTTTAAATGGAAAGTATTATAATGAGGCTATATTGAGTATGGCATTATTATCATATAATAAAGGTGATTATAATAGAAGTATAGCTTATCTAAATGAATATGCACAATTAAAAGGTAAGAAAAATATGATTTTTATGAACTATCTTTTAGGATCATCATACTATAAATTAGATCAAGTAGATTTAGCTAGCAGATATTTTGAGGAAGCAGTAAAAGAAGATAAGGAGAGTCCTTATGGGAAAAAAGCTATTTTAAATCTTATAGAAATTTATAGTAATAAGGGAGAGATAGCTAAGGTAGAAGAAAAGATTGAATTAATAAAG contains:
- a CDS encoding SH3 domain-containing protein — protein: MKVLKILMLQIMVGTIALSFSGQPDWSTVAVYDNKIPENIVMNIKYPEHPEVLDYIFIRSRTANLRDEPSTQGKIIGKYPYDTKLKAIEKVLNYGNLWYYVEDSQGNRGYISANVARKRVFRFQKAMDKIAELEKFIQSQRELGREVISTNSYVPNPNNQNFKRQKDKYGTSLDQSSIGKSVVDGEEIYIPDRAILSVIEKGEKTSRIKVASIPEELIVDNSTLSRNPKIQNEFSKVVAIDVANQNMMVFEKNSEDIWEVISYVYSKTGIESKLGFETPKGFFISPLAKYIMPYNSEIGEKEGYARYAIRFSGGGYLHGTPINYDEEINKEFFMKQKEKTLGTFTGTRKCIRTTEGHARFLFNWVVEKPNNNYNEQRPTENVMFIIF
- a CDS encoding DUF116 domain-containing protein; this translates as MRGNFLTKLTYEMYYLMFAISERRKKQKEINNIANKFLKYNNERVLKSIEKKKINKVLILLPHCLQRYVCPLKVTSSIENCKKCGQCVIGDFLNIKSEFPVEVKIATGGTLARKHIKDTRPDLVMAVACKRDLVSGIHDAYPVNVYGIFNEIPNEPCIDTTVSIEKVREFLNKIFVD
- a CDS encoding rubredoxin, encoding MKKYVCEVCGYVYDPNIGDIEHGIPAGTSFEELSKDWVCPPCGAGKEHFSKMKF